In Ipomoea triloba cultivar NCNSP0323 chromosome 15, ASM357664v1, one genomic interval encodes:
- the LOC116005765 gene encoding protein FAR1-RELATED SEQUENCE 5-like gives MKEFNCSKSGFKRVLRNGSYLKVDVRTGCRASVQFDLDGNGMWTVTKHQKLHNHEFVPTTKSYLLRSHRSVSRNHLSYIKDLKKSGVCVADSLRFLKTQSGGSPLVGFTSRDAYNSLCTDVLNNLDGTDSNTLIEIFRQRQSSEKDFFFDFEVDDESSLCSFFWRDGKMMRDYELFGDLLVHDTTYRTNKYDMICGPFVGMNHHCMNVMFGCGFLLNERIESFVWLFRSFLRSMNGKSPQSIMTDQCADMAAAISQVFPTSRHRLCIWHIGENSKKHIKGLRNQKDFLDIFNCLLKHTDTEAEFELYWTREKWCPAFNKDYFSGDILSSQRSETTNHSISRRLSKTAGLCDFYSSFVGVVSEWRSRENGEDVRCSQGVPTMAMDHIKILSHARDIYTIEIYYLFEEQFLKGASCYQECVQFEGGVYKYHIWRPEVDIIRHEVIFNVRELDIWCSCKLFTETGILCCHCLRILNVHCVSEVPNKYILKRWTKRVLEDENAGIIPPSQCFNVPSSVWTLEITRKFQKLVVYCQENSEARKIFEQAALDAKRKVEHEYGPIFFEGEDYDVESSSGVIKDPSNRRLKGVRNRRVTSVIEKEIQESKGSKAACSYSCI, from the exons atgaaggagtttaattgttcaaagtctGGGTTTAAAAGGGTTTTAAGAAATGGAAgttatttaaaagttgatgTACGGACAGGTTGTCGTGCATctgttcaatttgatttagatggGAATGGGATGTGGACTGTGACAAAGCACCAGAAGCTTCATAATCATGAGTTTGTTCCAACGACCAAGAGTTATCTTCTACGGTCACATAGATCAGTGTCTAGAAATCATCTTTCCTACAtaaaggatttgaagaagagCGGTGTTTGTGTGGCTGATAGTTTACggtttcttaaaacacaatcagGGGGGTCACCACTCGTTGGTTTTACAAGCAGGGATGCATATAACTCGCTGTGCACTGATGTATTGAACAATTTGGATGGAACCGACTCAAacacattaattgaaatatttagacaaAGGCAGTCAAGTGAAAAggattttttctttgatttcgaAGTGGATGATGAGTCAAGTTTGTGCAGCTTTTTTTGGAGAGATGGGAAAATGATGCGAGACTATGAATTGTTTGGAGATTTGTTAGTTCACGATACGACGTATCGTACtaacaaatatgatatgatttgtggtccattCGTTGGTATGAACCATCACTGTATGAACGTCATGTTTGGATGTGGTTTTTTGTTGAACGAGAGGATTGAGTCGTTCGTATGGTTGTTTAGGTCATTTTTAAGATCAATGAATGGGAAAAGTCCCCAAAGTATAATGACCGATCAATGCGCTGACATGGCTGCTGCTATTTCCCAAGTTTTTCCAACCTCAAGACATCGCCTATGTatatggcatatcggtgagaattcaaagaagcacatcaagggACTAAGAAATCAAAAAGATTTTCTAGACATATTCAATTGTCTGTTGAAACATACTGATACGGAGGCAGAGTTTGAGCTTTATTGGACAAG agaaaaatggtgccctGCATTTAACAAAGATTATTTTTCTGGTGATATTTTATCTTCACAAAGGAGTGAAACCACAAATCACTCTATTTCTAGAAGGTTATCCAAGACTGCTGGGCTATGTGATTTCTATAGCTCAtttgttggtgttgtttcgGAGTGGAGGAGTAGAGAGAACGGGGAAGATGTCCGGTGTTCCCAAGGTGTACCTACAATGGCTATGGATCACATTAAGATTCTTTCACACGCTAGGGATATTTATACGATTGAGATATATTACTTGTTCGAAGAGCAGTTTTTGAAAGGGGCATCATGCTATCAAGAGTGTGTTCAATTTGAAGGTGgtgtgtataagtatcacatCTGGAGGCCGGAGGTTGATATTATtaggcatgaagtgatttttaacGTTAGAGAGTTAGATATTTGGTGCAGTTGCAAGCTGTTCACTGAAACCGGGATCTTATGCTGTCACTGTTTACGCATTTTAAACGTGCATTGTGTGTCTGAAgttccaaataaatatattctgaaGAGATGGACTAAAAGAGTTTTGGAAGACGAGAATGCTGGTATTATCCCCCCATCTCAGTGCTTTAATGTTCCCTCTTCTGTTTGGACTTTAGAGATCACTAGGAAATTTCAGAAGTTGGTTGTTTATTGCCAAGAAAACAGCGAAGCACGCAAAATTTTTGAGCAAGCAGCGTTAGATGCCAAGAGAAAAGTTGAACATGAGTATGGCCCTATTTTCTTCGAAGGTGAAGACTATGATGTGGAATCGTCGAGCGGTGTTATAAAGGATCCATCAAACAGGCGGTTGAAAGGGGTACGCAATAGGAGGGTGACTAGTGTGATTGAAAAAGAAATACAAGAGAGCAAGGGGTCGAAAGCAGCTTGCTCATATAGCtgcatctaa